The genomic interval GCTCGTCCCACATTGACGGGGCGCAGGCGCGCCCGGCCTTCGCTCACCACAAACACCGCCCATTGCGGTCCCCGGCGAAACAAAGCGCCGGACGGCACTTTGAGCGCCTGGTCTGTTTCCCAGACGATGATGCGCGCTTCGACGCGGAAGTTGTCGCCCAGACTGCGCCGCTGCTCCGCCGGGGTGATCAAATCCGCGATCACATTGACGCGTTGTTCTTCCACGCCGAGCGCGGAGATCTTGGTGAAAGCGGACGGCTCAACCAGGCGGACCTTGGCCTGGAGTGGTTCACTGCCTCCCCACTGATCCAGCTCGACCCTGGCGCCGGGCAGGATCGCCGCGCCGTCACGTGACAAAACCTCGATGACGACTTCCAGTTCTTTGGGATCGCCGACTTCGAGCAACGAAACGCCGGCCGTTACCACCCGCGCGCTCTCTTCGACGACGCGCAGCACGCAGCCAGTGGCGGGCGATTTGACTTCGGTCGGCGTGCGGGAGGAATTGGGTTTTCCATCGGAGCCGGGAAGGAATTCGGCCAATTCCGCTTCCGCCTGGCGCAAGGCGCTTTCCGCGGCCGCTTTGTCCTTGGCGGCGGAGGACTCGCGCAATTGCACGGTCTCGAGTTCTTGAATCGGGACGGTTTTGTCCGCGTAGAGTTTCTCGAAGCGGCGCAGCTCGCTGGCCGCGAAGCGATGCGCGGCGCGGGCTTTTTCCAGGCTCGCCAACGCCGTGTCCCGCCGGGCTTCAGCCAGGCTGCGGCTGCGTGCGTCGAGCATCGCGGGCGGGAGCGGATCGATCACGGCGACGACCGTTTCGTCGGCGCGCACCTCGGCGCCGGGCTTCAGATCGATGCGCCGGAGTTGGCCCGACACCGGCGCGGAGACCGTGTAACGCTGTTTGAGGCGCGTCCTGCCTTCCTCATCGATTGAGGAACGCAGGGTACCGAGGGTGGCTCGCGCGGTTTCAACGGGAACCGGCTGCGGCCAGAGGCCCGCCACCAGGATTGCCACGATGAGCACGGCGCCCGCGTAAGGCAGCCAGCGCCGCGAGTGGCGGTTATGGTTGCTTCGATCTCCAGGTTTGACCGCCGAGTTTTCGGAGAAACTGGGATTCATTGTGACCTAGGCCTATTCCCTTCCCATGAACCGGACGGTAGGGCGAGCCTGTCCCCAGCGAGCCGATCCAGACGTGCTCAAAGCTCGTCGAGCGGCTCGCCGGGACGGACTCGCCCTACCGGCGATCGGTTCAAGGACCAAGTGC from Verrucomicrobiota bacterium carries:
- a CDS encoding efflux RND transporter periplasmic adaptor subunit; translation: MNPSFSENSAVKPGDRSNHNRHSRRWLPYAGAVLIVAILVAGLWPQPVPVETARATLGTLRSSIDEEGRTRLKQRYTVSAPVSGQLRRIDLKPGAEVRADETVVAVIDPLPPAMLDARSRSLAEARRDTALASLEKARAAHRFAASELRRFEKLYADKTVPIQELETVQLRESSAAKDKAAAESALRQAEAELAEFLPGSDGKPNSSRTPTEVKSPATGCVLRVVEESARVVTAGVSLLEVGDPKELEVVIEVLSRDGAAILPGARVELDQWGGSEPLQAKVRLVEPSAFTKISALGVEEQRVNVIADLITPAEQRRSLGDNFRVEARIIVWETDQALKVPSGALFRRGPQWAVFVVSEGRARLRPVNVGRASGAETQIVEGLKEGDAVILYPGDRVRDGQHVRQVKI